Below is a window of Streptomyces sp. NBC_01571 DNA.
CCTCACGCCGCCCAGTGAGAAGGTCGACTTCGGCAACGAGGTCGACTTCTACGGCAACCCGGTACTGGGGCTGACCAAGATCGGCTTCCACGTCTTCCAGACCGGCGAGAACACCTCGCACGGCGGCCCCGGGAACATGCCCAACATCAGGTTCGAGATCAACCCGCGCCTCACCGCGGCACCCGCCACCACCTACTCGTCAATGGTGTGGTCGCCGCCGGCCTCCCCGGTGACGGACCGCTGGAGTCCCTACCTGGACGCCACCACCACCGGCAAGTGGTTCCTCACGGGTGCGGCGGGCACCGCGACCGGCTGCAACCAGAGCACCCCGTGCACCTTCGCCCAGCTGAAGACCGCCCTCAACGACGGCGGATCGGCTCCGACCATCTACACCGCCGCCGTGGGCAAGGGCCGCGACAACCTGTGGGCCGGCGCCGTCGACGGCCTGCGGATCAACCGGAGCATCTACGACTTCGAAGCCAACGGAGTCAGGACTCTCCGCGCCAACTGAACCGGCCCAGCACCGATTGGCTGCTGCCCCTTCGCGACCACCCGCATCCACAGCCCCGGCCGGGACCGACACCGGCCGGGGCTGCTCGGCAACGGCAGCAGTGCAGGCCCGTGGGGGACCCTGTTGCCCATTCGGGTTGTGGGCTGACAGCGGCTTGATTGTGCTGGCACGGTTGGTGCTGCGGCCGGTTCCTTCCTGATCCCCGGTCGCGGGGTGGGAGTGGTCGTGTCGTTGGAGCCGCGGTCGTGGCCGGAGCCGGATCCCGTGGTGACGCGGGCGGTCCGGGCGAAGAACTACGGACGCGCGGTGCCGTTGCCGGTGGCGGTGCGCGACCGGCTCGGGGAACTGTTCCCGGACGAGGAGTTCGCGGCTGCATTCGGCAAGACGGGGCCGGCGGGTTGGTCTCCGGGGCGCCTGGCGTTGGTGACGGTGTTCCAGATGGCGGAGAACTTGACGGACCGCCAGGCCGCTGAGGCGGTGCGTGACCGGCTCTCGTGGGCCTACGCGTTGGGGCTGGGGCTGGAAGACACCGGCTTCGACTTCACCGTGCTGTCCCAGTTCCGCACTCGGGTAGTTGAGCACGGTCTGGAGGAGAAGGTCCTGGACCTGCTGCTGACCCGTCTGAAAGCGCAGGGTCTGGTCGGGGCCGGGGGCAAGCAGCGCACCGACTCCACCCGTATCGTCTCCGCGGTGCGGGACCTGAACCGCCTGGAGCTGGCGGGTGAGTCGGTACGCGCGGCAGTGGAGGCGTTGACGGTGGCGGCCCCGCACTGGGTCGCCGGCGTGCTGGACGTGCCCGGCTGGTCGCGTCGCTACGACACCCGCATCGACACCTGGCGCATGCCCTCCTCCGCCACCAAGCGCGACCAGCTCGCGCTGACCTACGCCCGCGACGGCCTCGCCCTGCTCAGCTCCGTCTACGATCCGCGCTCCGAACCCTGGCTGCGCGAGCTGCCCGCGGTGCAGACCCTGCGCACCGTGCTGCTGCAGAACTACACCCGCACCACCGCGCAGAACGGACGCGAGGCGGTGGCCCGCCGCACCAGGACCGAGGAGGGCGGCGACGGGCTGCCGCCCGGCCATCTGCGCATCGCTTCCCCTACGACCTCGACGCCCGCTGGTCCGCCAAGCGCGACACCTTCTGGAACGGGTTCAAGCTGCATGTGAGTGAGAGCTGCACGGATGCGCCCGAGAAGGAGCGCACCGCCCCGAACCTGATCACGAACGTGGCCACCACCGCCTCCACCGTCCCCGACACCAAGGCCCTGGACGGCATCCACCAGCAGCTTCAGCGC
It encodes the following:
- a CDS encoding transposase: MSLEPRSWPEPDPVVTRAVRAKNYGRAVPLPVAVRDRLGELFPDEEFAAAFGKTGPAGWSPGRLALVTVFQMAENLTDRQAAEAVRDRLSWAYALGLGLEDTGFDFTVLSQFRTRVVEHGLEEKVLDLLLTRLKAQGLVGAGGKQRTDSTRIVSAVRDLNRLELAGESVRAAVEALTVAAPHWVAGVLDVPGWSRRYDTRIDTWRMPSSATKRDQLALTYARDGLALLSSVYDPRSEPWLRELPAVQTLRTVLLQNYTRTTAQNGREAVARRTRTEEGGDGLPPGHLRIASPTTSTPAGPPSATPSGTGSSCM